A stretch of the Egicoccus sp. AB-alg6-2 genome encodes the following:
- a CDS encoding extracellular solute-binding protein gives MRRQRKLLASILGAALMLTACGGGGSEPAASGNGATDTPDETTDTGDDGDTGDTGDATGDTEVSGTIDLLTPLFEGSSGAEALEGEILPAFYEQYPDVTVNVEYTTYGNLNERLTTAVASGLVPDVLMMGVGWIEPFASQGILKDLGELGVTVEELSEDINEAVLRAAQYDGKLYGIPLMLDARIGIYRKSMFEEVGLDPEQPPTNWDELREYANLLTVRDDNGELQRAGLDLFAHDLRQIWMPFLFSNGGELFDESGQEVLFNSPEGVEALEFMNTLVNEDGVTEVGFSTGTDLRLIQVDQAAMMIGHNDLWRVAEDSSPEILDDLGAFVINEERPAFFHGGTIVNVAENTDNPEAAIALARHLAAPEAALIANEQRGNVPVHKDLLDSEYVQNNALVQFVMENLEYAYPEGGTEAWMEARGNFANALEEALLEVKSPQQALDDLAGLTEAAIQR, from the coding sequence ATGAGACGGCAACGAAAGCTGCTCGCATCGATCCTGGGTGCGGCACTGATGCTGACAGCCTGTGGTGGCGGCGGTAGCGAGCCGGCAGCGTCCGGCAATGGCGCCACCGACACCCCGGACGAGACCACCGACACGGGCGACGACGGCGACACCGGTGACACCGGTGACGCGACCGGCGACACCGAGGTCTCGGGCACCATCGACCTGCTGACCCCGCTCTTCGAGGGTTCCAGCGGCGCCGAGGCGCTCGAGGGCGAGATCCTGCCCGCGTTCTACGAGCAGTATCCCGACGTGACGGTCAACGTCGAGTACACCACCTACGGCAACCTCAACGAGCGCCTGACCACCGCCGTCGCCTCGGGTCTCGTGCCCGACGTGCTGATGATGGGCGTCGGCTGGATCGAACCGTTCGCCTCGCAGGGGATCCTCAAGGACCTCGGTGAGCTCGGCGTGACGGTCGAGGAACTGTCCGAGGACATCAACGAGGCCGTGCTGCGCGCCGCCCAGTACGACGGGAAGCTGTACGGCATCCCGCTCATGCTCGACGCCCGTATCGGGATCTACCGCAAGTCGATGTTCGAAGAGGTCGGTCTCGACCCCGAGCAGCCGCCCACCAACTGGGACGAGCTGCGCGAGTACGCCAACCTGCTGACCGTCCGTGACGACAACGGCGAGCTGCAGCGGGCCGGCCTCGACCTGTTCGCCCACGACCTGCGCCAGATCTGGATGCCGTTCCTGTTCTCCAACGGCGGCGAACTGTTCGACGAATCGGGCCAGGAGGTCCTGTTCAACTCGCCCGAGGGCGTCGAGGCGCTCGAGTTCATGAACACGCTGGTCAACGAGGACGGCGTCACCGAGGTCGGGTTCTCCACCGGCACGGACCTGCGCCTGATCCAGGTCGACCAGGCCGCGATGATGATCGGTCACAACGACCTGTGGCGCGTGGCGGAGGACTCGAGCCCCGAGATCCTCGACGACCTCGGTGCGTTCGTGATCAACGAGGAGCGCCCGGCGTTCTTCCACGGCGGCACCATCGTCAACGTCGCCGAGAACACCGACAACCCCGAAGCGGCGATCGCCCTGGCCCGCCACCTGGCGGCGCCCGAGGCGGCGCTGATCGCCAACGAACAGCGCGGCAACGTGCCCGTGCACAAGGACCTGCTGGACAGCGAGTACGTCCAGAACAACGCCCTGGTCCAGTTCGTCATGGAGAACCTGGAGTACGCCTACCCCGAGGGCGGCACCGAGGCCTGGATGGAGGCCCGTGGCAACTTCGCCAATGCACTCGAGGAGGCACTGCTCGAGGTCAAGTCACCCCAGCAGGCGTTGGATGATCTGGCCGGCCTGACCGAGGCAGCCATCCAACGCTGA
- a CDS encoding carbohydrate ABC transporter permease gives MSSQTATPPNNDALQQGAPLHPQPPHHRRTARPPRRRVKASRVVLYATLTAGSLFMVLPFVWMLLTSLKTPVEIASFPPTWIPREWRFENYLEALRAAPFGYYFRNSLFISLGQTTGTVVFGAMTGYALARMRFRGRELVFLLFISMMMVPTYVKVLPQFLMMKMMPLFGGNDWLGQGGTGWLDTWWALIIPGGISPFAIFLFRQFYLTLPRDLEEAARIDGMSEFGIFARIMTPLIKPAIATVALLQFQNSWNNFLWPLLVTTRQDLRVIQLGLAVFQQSETTAWAYLMAGTTLATIPMVLLFLFAQRYFVQGLSGVAVKG, from the coding sequence ATGTCTAGCCAGACCGCAACGCCTCCCAACAACGACGCGCTGCAGCAGGGTGCGCCACTGCACCCGCAGCCGCCCCACCACCGCCGGACGGCACGTCCCCCGCGACGCCGGGTCAAGGCCTCCCGCGTGGTGCTCTACGCGACGCTGACGGCCGGGTCGCTGTTCATGGTCCTGCCCTTCGTCTGGATGCTGCTCACCTCGCTGAAGACCCCGGTCGAGATCGCCTCGTTCCCACCGACGTGGATCCCCCGCGAGTGGCGTTTCGAGAACTACCTCGAGGCGCTGCGTGCCGCCCCGTTCGGCTACTACTTCCGCAACAGCCTGTTCATCTCGCTCGGCCAGACCACCGGCACGGTCGTCTTCGGTGCCATGACGGGCTACGCGCTGGCGCGCATGCGCTTCCGCGGGCGCGAGCTCGTGTTCCTGCTGTTCATCTCCATGATGATGGTGCCCACCTACGTCAAGGTCCTGCCCCAGTTCCTCATGATGAAGATGATGCCGCTGTTCGGCGGCAACGACTGGCTCGGGCAGGGCGGCACCGGCTGGCTCGACACCTGGTGGGCACTGATCATCCCCGGCGGCATCAGCCCCTTCGCGATCTTTCTGTTCCGCCAGTTCTACCTGACGCTGCCGCGCGACCTCGAGGAGGCGGCGCGCATCGACGGTATGAGCGAGTTCGGCATCTTCGCCCGCATCATGACCCCGCTGATCAAGCCCGCCATCGCCACGGTGGCCCTGCTGCAGTTCCAGAACAGCTGGAACAACTTCCTGTGGCCGCTGCTGGTGACCACCCGCCAGGACCTGCGCGTCATCCAGCTCGGTCTGGCCGTGTTCCAGCAGTCCGAGACCACCGCCTGGGCCTACCTGATGGCGGGCACGACCTTGGCCACGATCCCGATGGTGCTGCTGTTCCTGTTCGCGCAGCGCTACTTCGTCCAGGGCCTGTCGGGCGTGGCCGTCAAGGGCTGA
- a CDS encoding 3-oxoacyl-ACP reductase family protein: protein MQIDLSGRRALVTGAAHGIGRAIAIALAEAGADVVVHYANSADEAKQTVADIEELGRRAVAVRADATDEAEVQQLLAAATEQLGGDLDILVNNAGHLVERRPIADMDRDLWHRIIDVNVLSAFLVSRAAIPSLKRTGGRIVNMGSLAGHNGGGAGSVAYATAKAAVHGFTRGLAKELAADGITVNALAPGFIGQTAFHDTFTPDEARKGIVAGVPLQREGTPVDVAGAVLYLVSPLADYVTGQVLEVNGGLLMK, encoded by the coding sequence ATGCAGATCGACCTGTCCGGCCGTCGCGCCCTGGTGACCGGCGCCGCCCACGGCATCGGCCGTGCCATCGCCATCGCGCTCGCCGAAGCCGGCGCCGACGTCGTCGTCCACTACGCCAACAGCGCCGACGAGGCCAAGCAGACCGTCGCCGACATCGAGGAACTCGGCCGGCGCGCGGTCGCCGTCAGGGCCGACGCCACCGACGAGGCCGAGGTGCAGCAGCTGCTGGCCGCCGCCACCGAGCAACTCGGCGGTGACCTCGACATCCTGGTCAACAACGCCGGCCACCTCGTCGAGCGGCGTCCGATCGCCGACATGGACCGCGACCTGTGGCACCGCATCATCGACGTCAACGTCCTGTCGGCGTTCCTCGTCAGCCGTGCCGCCATCCCGTCGCTGAAGCGCACCGGAGGTCGCATCGTCAACATGGGTTCGCTGGCGGGCCACAACGGTGGCGGCGCCGGCTCGGTCGCCTACGCGACGGCCAAGGCGGCCGTGCACGGGTTCACCCGGGGCCTGGCGAAGGAGCTGGCCGCCGACGGCATCACCGTCAACGCCCTGGCGCCCGGTTTCATCGGGCAGACCGCCTTCCACGACACCTTCACCCCCGACGAGGCGCGCAAGGGCATCGTCGCCGGGGTCCCGTTGCAGCGTGAGGGCACGCCCGTCGACGTCGCGGGCGCCGTGCTCTACCTCGTCTCGCCCCTGGCCGACTACGTGACCGGGCAGGTCCTGGAGGTCAACGGCGGCCTCCTGATGAAGTGA
- a CDS encoding carbohydrate ABC transporter permease, with protein sequence MSAAAPEVEAGAVAHARARRSRYPRFERRQRRAGYLLCAPAVAHMVLFTLIPVIAALWLSFTDYRVLTPPRWVGIDNYVTMFSDQAFRKSIWNTTVYTFFTVPFAMFLSLMIAVALNEKLRARAWFRAAFFLPHVTATVAVAMVWIWMYNPRIGLFNAALGVFGIGRINWLGDPSYAMPSVILMGIWQGIGVKMLIYLAALQGIPEHLYEAASIDGAGKRQQFFHITVPMLKYATFFVFVISLIDSFQVFDSIWVMTQGGPVNSTTVMTYEVYRSAFQSFRMGYASAQAVLLFAIIFVLTVLSKRLTRSDDV encoded by the coding sequence ATGAGCGCCGCAGCCCCCGAAGTGGAGGCAGGCGCGGTCGCGCACGCACGGGCGCGCCGCTCCCGCTACCCACGCTTCGAACGCCGACAGCGCCGTGCCGGCTACCTGCTGTGCGCGCCGGCCGTGGCGCACATGGTGCTGTTCACGCTGATCCCGGTGATCGCCGCCCTGTGGCTGAGCTTCACCGACTACCGCGTGTTGACCCCGCCCCGCTGGGTCGGCATCGACAACTACGTCACGATGTTCTCCGACCAGGCGTTCCGCAAGTCGATCTGGAACACCACGGTCTACACCTTCTTCACCGTGCCGTTCGCGATGTTCCTGTCGCTGATGATCGCGGTCGCGCTCAACGAGAAACTGCGGGCGCGGGCCTGGTTCCGCGCCGCGTTCTTCCTGCCACACGTCACCGCGACGGTCGCCGTCGCCATGGTGTGGATCTGGATGTACAACCCGCGGATCGGGCTGTTCAACGCCGCGCTCGGCGTCTTCGGGATCGGCCGGATCAACTGGCTCGGTGACCCGAGCTACGCCATGCCCTCGGTGATCCTGATGGGCATCTGGCAGGGCATCGGGGTGAAGATGCTGATCTACCTCGCCGCCCTGCAGGGCATCCCCGAGCACCTCTACGAGGCCGCGTCCATCGACGGCGCCGGCAAGCGACAGCAGTTCTTCCACATCACGGTGCCGATGCTCAAGTACGCCACCTTCTTCGTCTTCGTGATCTCGCTGATCGACTCGTTCCAGGTGTTCGACTCGATCTGGGTCATGACCCAGGGCGGGCCCGTCAACTCCACGACCGTGATGACCTACGAGGTCTACCGCAGCGCGTTCCAGAGCTTCCGGATGGGGTATGCGAGCGCCCAGGCCGTGCTGCTGTTCGCGATCATCTTCGTGCTCACCGTCCTGAGCAAGCGGCTGACGAGGTCCGACGATGTCTAG
- a CDS encoding heparinase II/III family protein: MTTATGHTSLEERSSSDRPGVADGRGGSLPRRGGWWHAYVCPVHHAELCEPTAETGEHHCPHGCVLDGEPYDSAALVYRYQAEARRLRTLAHAAAVGEAPVAEAHEVAGRLLSLHDAAGTGDWNDAAAPWMLRGKLFHQALTEAIWATNVGHGLWTLRAAGLTDPDLDARIGVFAAAVSANVTEARAVLVGERDDFPNNYTAWLNAAGAVAAWLQGGDERRAPWLTGEHGQFAHVLAATGPDGWEWEGATYYHVFVLRAYLLSLRGLRANALPPPVRDRLGQMLAVLPAVAAPGGRLPALHDSPYRRDVSDQEVLEVVAIGRQLVAPEGIDAVATAARASLGDRDDRLDQRLGGWLEGRPTAPTGLAGGGSCDLFAEVGYTVLRAPRGAWRVLLDHGPHGGSHGHLDKLSLYVESEAAWQPDAGITPYASALRQHYASTRAHPTFCVDGRDQQPCTGRLEQFDVRDGHSTVSATADDAYPGVTARRTLHLVDGWLLDVVTLAADDEHDLTLQFRPAVPVTIRAGRDGAFVLTWHDPAGDLTTWHVAEQAAAVRPVPLPGPADDPARTVTGVDWTIQGDGARFVTLWRPDGASGPDVLGLAVEDGHAVIRTTSGIHRQSL; the protein is encoded by the coding sequence ATGACCACCGCGACCGGCCACACGTCGCTGGAGGAGCGTTCCTCCAGCGACCGTCCGGGCGTGGCGGACGGCCGCGGCGGGTCGCTGCCGCGCCGCGGCGGGTGGTGGCACGCCTACGTGTGCCCGGTCCACCACGCCGAACTGTGCGAGCCCACCGCCGAGACCGGGGAGCACCACTGCCCGCACGGTTGCGTGCTCGACGGCGAACCCTACGACAGCGCCGCCCTCGTCTACCGCTACCAGGCCGAGGCGAGGCGGCTGCGCACCCTCGCGCACGCGGCCGCGGTCGGGGAGGCACCCGTCGCCGAGGCACACGAGGTGGCCGGCCGTCTGCTGTCGCTGCACGACGCGGCCGGCACGGGCGACTGGAACGACGCCGCCGCGCCCTGGATGCTGCGGGGGAAGCTGTTCCACCAGGCCCTCACCGAGGCGATCTGGGCCACCAACGTCGGCCACGGCCTGTGGACGCTGCGGGCGGCCGGGCTCACCGACCCCGACCTCGACGCCCGGATCGGCGTGTTCGCGGCCGCGGTGTCGGCCAACGTCACCGAGGCCCGCGCGGTCCTGGTCGGCGAGCGCGACGACTTCCCCAACAACTACACCGCCTGGCTCAACGCGGCCGGCGCCGTCGCGGCCTGGCTGCAGGGTGGCGACGAACGGCGGGCGCCGTGGCTGACCGGCGAGCACGGTCAGTTCGCGCACGTCCTGGCCGCGACCGGTCCGGACGGCTGGGAGTGGGAGGGCGCGACCTACTACCACGTGTTCGTGCTCCGGGCGTACCTGCTCAGCCTGCGCGGGCTGCGGGCCAACGCCCTGCCGCCACCGGTCCGCGACCGGCTCGGCCAGATGTTGGCCGTGCTGCCCGCGGTCGCGGCGCCGGGCGGCAGGCTGCCGGCGCTGCACGACAGCCCGTACCGCCGCGACGTGTCCGACCAGGAGGTCCTCGAGGTGGTCGCGATCGGCCGCCAGCTGGTGGCGCCGGAAGGCATCGACGCGGTCGCGACCGCCGCGCGGGCCTCGCTGGGTGACCGCGACGACCGGTTGGACCAACGACTGGGCGGCTGGCTCGAAGGGCGTCCGACGGCACCGACCGGGCTGGCCGGTGGCGGCTCGTGCGACCTGTTCGCCGAGGTCGGCTACACGGTTCTGCGGGCCCCCCGGGGCGCATGGCGCGTCCTGCTCGACCACGGCCCGCACGGCGGCTCGCACGGTCACCTCGACAAGCTGTCGCTGTACGTCGAGTCCGAGGCCGCGTGGCAGCCCGATGCGGGCATCACCCCCTATGCCAGCGCGCTGCGCCAGCACTACGCGAGCACGCGGGCACATCCGACCTTCTGCGTCGACGGCCGCGACCAACAGCCCTGTACCGGTCGTCTCGAACAGTTCGACGTACGCGACGGGCACTCGACGGTGTCCGCCACCGCCGACGACGCCTATCCCGGCGTCACCGCGCGGCGGACCCTGCACCTCGTCGACGGCTGGCTGCTCGACGTCGTCACCCTCGCGGCCGACGACGAACACGACCTGACGTTGCAGTTCCGCCCCGCCGTCCCGGTCACGATCCGCGCCGGTCGTGACGGCGCGTTCGTTCTGACCTGGCACGACCCCGCCGGGGACCTCACCACCTGGCACGTCGCCGAGCAGGCCGCCGCCGTCCGCCCGGTGCCGTTGCCCGGCCCCGCCGACGACCCCGCCCGGACCGTGACCGGCGTCGACTGGACCATCCAGGGCGATGGGGCACGGTTCGTCACCTTGTGGCGGCCCGACGGTGCGAGCGGACCCGACGTCCTCGGGCTCGCCGTCGAGGACGGCCACGCCGTGATCCGCACCACCTCGGGGATCCACCGCCAATCGCTCTGA